The DNA region GCTGGTAAAGCGTATTCCACTTTGGAATCAGGTAGTGCTCTGTTTCATGAGCATTTCTTTTAAATCTCACATGAGTAACACCAAGTGCACTACGAGGTGTATAAGAGTAATTGAATTCTGTTCCTGAGAGCTTCGGTTGATATTTGAGGAAAAGTGCACTGCCGTCTTGAAAGGTAACGGGATGTGCATGGGCGGCGCTAAGGGGGCTAAAGTAGCATAGGGCTAAGAGCATCCAGCTCCAGAAGTGTAAGGAAAGATGCTGAGGGGAAAGAGCGTAAGATGGATTCGATACTGCAATAAGACTCATACCGAGAGTGTATCATGCTCCATAGACTCTCAACATAGGAAGAAGATACTTCAGAGACATGGAGCGAGTATTGACGCTACAACGCCCAAAAAGTAGCGCAGACACAACAACGCTTATCAGCAACACGCAGAGCATCCTTTCTGTCGTTCATGAGAAAGAGACTTTCCAGAGAGCCAAGGGCAGGAGAAATCTCTATGGCCTGATCCTTTTCCACTCGTAACTCTCCATAAGAATCATATTGATTCTCGGCTCTTCGTATACAAGACTTATTTCATTACCGTCGGAGATACACCATGAGCAACAACACGATCGAATCCGTCTTACACGAAGAACGAACATTCTCACCCTCTTCTCCTGAAATAGCAGGCACACAACGATGGCTCATCAACTCGCTTGATGAGTATCATCGTCTTCACGAACAATCACTCCAAGATCCTGACACTTTTTACCGTGAAATGACGAAAGAACTCACCTGGTTTACTCCATGGACAAAAGCCTGTTCTTTCTCAGCACCTGATGCACACTGGTTCGCCGGCGGAAAAACCAACCTCTGCTACAACTGTGTTGATAGGCACGTTGAAAACGGATTCGGAGAGGAAACCGCCATTATCTGGGAGGGAGAGCCGTTAAAAAATGGCACTCCAGAAATTCGCCGAATTACCTATCGAGACCTGCAGCGAGAAACCGCAAAACTCGGGAATGCTCTAAAAGAGATGGGTGCAAAAAAAGGAGATGTTATTACCATCTATATGGGAATGGTACCGGAACTCGCTGTTGCCCTCTTAGCCTGCGCTCGTATCGGAGTGGCTCATTCGGTAATCTTTGGTGGCTTCTCGGCCCAAGCGATTGCAGACCGAGTGGATGATGCAAAATCACGGATTATCATCACTGCCGATGGACTCAATCGTCGAGGACAAACTATTCCCCTCAAGGAAAAAGTCGATGAAGCGATCTTTCTGCTTGAACAACCGATTGTTGAGAAAGTTATTTATGTAAAAAGGTGTGGCAATCGGGTAAAGCACTCGTTTGAACAAGACGTTACGTGGGACTCTCTGATGGAGAGTGCGTCTGATGACTGTCCAGCAGAGCCTCTTGACTCTGAAGATATGTCTTTTCTGCTCTATACTTCTGGATCAACCGGAAAGCCTAAAGGCATTCAACACACCATCGGGGGGTATATGGTACATACGTACCTCTCGGCGAAGTACGTCTTTAACCTCATTCCTGATGCGAATCAGGTGTATTGGTGCACGGCTGATATCGGCTGGATCACGGGACACAGCTATATTATCTATGGGATTCTTGCTAACCGAGTTCCAACGCTCATGTACGAAGGAGCGCCGAACTTCCCAGCCGAAGACCGATTCTGGGATATCATCGAACGCCACAAAGTCACCCAGTTCTATACCGCACCAACTGCAATCCGCGCCTTCATGAAGTGGGGAAGTGAACATCCGAAAAAACACGACCTCTCTTCGCTACAAGTGCTTGGAACTGTCGGTGAGCCAATTAATCCAGAGGCATGGATGTGGTACCGCTCAGTTATTGGCAATGATCGGTGCCCAATCGTTGATACCTACTGGCAGACTGAAACGGGAGGACACGTTATTACTCCACTCCCAGGCGCTACCCCAACAAA from bacterium includes:
- the acs gene encoding acetate--CoA ligase, which codes for MSNNTIESVLHEERTFSPSSPEIAGTQRWLINSLDEYHRLHEQSLQDPDTFYREMTKELTWFTPWTKACSFSAPDAHWFAGGKTNLCYNCVDRHVENGFGEETAIIWEGEPLKNGTPEIRRITYRDLQRETAKLGNALKEMGAKKGDVITIYMGMVPELAVALLACARIGVAHSVIFGGFSAQAIADRVDDAKSRIIITADGLNRRGQTIPLKEKVDEAIFLLEQPIVEKVIYVKRCGNRVKHSFEQDVTWDSLMESASDDCPAEPLDSEDMSFLLYTSGSTGKPKGIQHTIGGYMVHTYLSAKYVFNLIPDANQVYWCTADIGWITGHSYIIYGILANRVPTLMYEGAPNFPAEDRFWDIIERHKVTQFYTAPTAIRAFMKWGSEHPKKHDLSSLQVLGTVGEPINPEAWMWYRSVIGNDRCPIVDTYWQTETGGHVITPLPGATPTKPGSCSLPFFGVDAAVVDTEGNETPPNTGGLLVIRKPWPGMLRGVFGDRERFINTYWSTVTIDGSPVYTAGDGARRDDDGNFWVMGRIDDVINVSGHRLGTMEVESALVAHPSVVEAAVVGIPHEIKGTGIAAFVTLEPKCHGDDALIATLREHVAKEIGSIAKPDMIRFTEALPKTRSGKIMRRLLRDIAAGNTEISQDMSTLEDLSVLTRLQAEGEEEQHPSEMSNSSLTR